The nucleotide window CCGTATCGATATATTTCTGTTTGCCGGTATAAAAAGGATGGCAAGCAGAACATATTTCCACGTGTATTTCCGGAACAGTTGAACCAACGTTAAATTCCGAACCGCAAGCGCAAGTCATTTTTGCTTGAGGATGATATTTA belongs to Patescibacteria group bacterium and includes:
- the rpmE gene encoding 50S ribosomal protein L31 — protein: MTCACGSEFNVGSTVPEIHVEICSACHPFYTGKQKYIDTAGRLERFNKMVTKSKAIKETKKTKVKKESAKEKKDKK